In a genomic window of Polypterus senegalus isolate Bchr_013 chromosome 13, ASM1683550v1, whole genome shotgun sequence:
- the LOC120543136 gene encoding C-X-C motif chemokine 9-like produces the protein MSCKVILVIALVVSAVCAQQLTSNGPRCLCMRVRDKLMSPPKLIKSMEIYPPSSSCEKVEIVVKLKSGAQYCLDPNVKKIRDIVMNLQKSQSQSQTKQ, from the exons ATGAGCTGCAAAGTGATTCTGGTCATCGCCCTCGTCGTGTCGGCCGTCTGCGCTCAGC AACTAACAAGTAATGGCCCCCGCTGCTTGTGCATGAGGGTCAGGGATAAACTGATGAGCCCACCAAAACTCATCAAGAGCATGGAAATCTACCCACCAAGCAGCTCCTGTGAAAAAGTGGAAATTGT GGTGAAACTAAAAAGTGGAGCTCAGTACTGCTTGGACCCCAATGTCAAGAAAATAAGAGACATTGTAATGAATCTCCAAAA gTCTCAATCTCAAAGCCAAACTAAGCAATGA